A portion of the Pseudomonas koreensis genome contains these proteins:
- the rraA gene encoding ribonuclease E activity regulator RraA: MEHYLTPDLCDAYPELVQVLEPMFSNFGGRDSFGGEIVTIKCFEDNSLVKEQAELNGKGKVLVVDGGGSLRRALLGDMIAAKAAQNGWEGLVIYGCIRDVDVIAQTDLGVQALASHPMKTDKRGIGDLNVAVTFAGVTFHPGQYIYADNNGVIVSPSPLKMPE; encoded by the coding sequence ATGGAACATTACCTTACGCCCGATCTGTGCGACGCCTACCCGGAGCTGGTGCAGGTGCTGGAACCGATGTTCAGCAATTTCGGCGGCCGTGATTCCTTCGGCGGCGAAATCGTGACCATCAAGTGCTTCGAAGACAACTCGCTGGTCAAGGAGCAGGCCGAACTCAACGGCAAAGGCAAAGTGCTCGTCGTTGATGGCGGCGGTTCGCTGCGCCGCGCTCTGCTGGGCGACATGATTGCCGCCAAGGCCGCGCAGAACGGTTGGGAAGGGCTGGTGATCTACGGTTGCATCCGTGATGTCGACGTCATCGCCCAGACCGATCTCGGCGTGCAGGCGCTGGCCAGCCATCCGATGAAAACCGACAAGCGCGGCATTGGCGACCTCAACGTTGCGGTGACTTTCGCCGGCGTGACGTTTCACCCGGGCCAGTACATTTATGCGGACAACAACGGCGTGATCGTATCGCCGAGCCCGCTGAAAATGCCTGAATAA
- the sigX gene encoding RNA polymerase sigma factor SigX, which yields MNKAQPLSTRYDPRELSDEELVARSHTELFHVTRAYEELMRRYQRTLFNVCARYLGNDRDADDVCQEVMLKVLYGLKNFEGKSKFKTWLYSITYNECITQYRKERRKRRLMDALSLDPLEEASEEKAPKPEEKGGLDRWLVYVNPIDREILVLRFVAELEFQEIADIMHMGLSATKMRYKRALDKLREKFAGIAET from the coding sequence TTGAATAAAGCCCAACCGCTATCCACGCGCTACGACCCCCGCGAGCTCTCTGATGAGGAGTTGGTCGCGCGCTCGCATACCGAGCTGTTTCACGTAACGCGCGCCTACGAAGAGTTGATGCGGCGTTACCAGCGAACATTATTTAACGTCTGCGCGAGATATCTTGGGAACGATCGCGACGCAGACGATGTCTGTCAGGAAGTGATGCTGAAGGTGCTGTACGGCCTGAAGAACTTCGAGGGGAAATCGAAGTTCAAAACCTGGCTTTACAGCATCACTTACAACGAATGCATCACGCAGTATCGGAAGGAACGGCGTAAGCGTCGCTTGATGGACGCTCTCAGTCTGGACCCTCTTGAAGAAGCGTCTGAAGAAAAGGCGCCGAAGCCGGAGGAGAAGGGTGGGCTTGATCGCTGGCTGGTGTATGTGAATCCGATTGACCGCGAAATTCTGGTGCTACGATTTGTCGCAGAGCTGGAGTTTCAGGAGATCGCAGACATCATGCACATGGGTTTGAGTGCGACAAAAATGCGTTACAAACGCGCTCTAGATAAATTGCGTGAGAAATTTGCAGGCATTGCTGAAACTTAG
- a CDS encoding nitrate reductase translates to MNRQTTASTCCYCGVGCGVLIEHDGERILGVSGDPAHPANFGKLCSKGSTLHLTGDLAARALYPELRLGKGLARSRTGWDSALEHAANVFAETIAEHGPDSVAFYISGQLLTEDYYAFNKLARALVGTNNIDSNSRLCMSSAVVGYKRSLGADAPPCSYEDLELSDCVMIVGSNMAYAHPVLFRRLEEAKSRRPQMKVIVIDPRRTDTCDLADLHLAILPGTDVALFHGILHLLLWEDWVDRDFIKAHTEGLGGLKTLVRDYTPQMVSQLCGISIEQLQQCAEWVGTAPSFLSLWCMGLNQSSAGSAKNSALINLHLATGQIGRPGAGPFSLTGQPNAMGGRETGSLSNLLPGHRDAANPEHRADVAAYWGVDKLPEAPGLSAIELFESLRSGKIKALWIACTNPAQSMPDQSAVRAALEACPFVVLQEAFRTTETAAFADLLLPAASWGEKEGSVTNSERRISHVRKAVVAPGEARPDWAITVDFAQRLEKRLRPRQPSLFAFDQPSQLFDEFKALTRGRDLDLSGISHALIDEIGPQQWPFPVGARLGTPRLYGDGIFPTANGRAQFIADPYRAAKEQRDARFPLTLITGRLRDQWHGMSRTGTAAQLFGHVSEAVLSLHPEEMRRHRLQPGDLVNLKSRRGALVVAVGSDDSVRPGQAFLPMHWGDRYLKGGVNTLTLPAFDPLSRQPELKHSGVRLEAVDLPWQLFALIEGDVQRHFETLRPLCEAFSYVSLGLVGRERPALLIRAAHAEAPEPQLLGEIDRCLSLLDGPVLAYDDPRRAIGKRVRIENGRITAIRLAGETLAQHWLQSLWLEGRADQQLRRWLLAPMSAPPGAVGAIATDKTLCNCENVSLNAVCAGIRQGLDLQGLKKTLRCGTQCGSCVPEIKRLLAAEARPVAVIQ, encoded by the coding sequence ATGAACCGCCAGACGACCGCCTCGACCTGCTGTTACTGCGGGGTCGGCTGCGGCGTACTGATCGAGCATGACGGCGAGCGCATCCTCGGCGTCAGCGGCGATCCGGCGCACCCGGCCAACTTCGGCAAACTGTGCAGCAAAGGCTCGACGCTGCACCTGACCGGCGACCTCGCCGCCCGCGCCTTGTACCCGGAACTGCGTCTGGGCAAAGGCCTGGCGCGCAGCCGTACTGGCTGGGACAGCGCATTGGAGCACGCCGCCAACGTCTTTGCCGAAACCATCGCCGAACACGGCCCGGACAGCGTAGCGTTCTACATTTCCGGGCAGTTGCTCACCGAGGACTACTATGCCTTCAACAAACTGGCGCGGGCGCTGGTCGGCACCAACAATATCGACAGCAATTCGCGGCTGTGCATGTCCTCGGCGGTGGTCGGCTACAAACGCAGCCTCGGCGCTGACGCACCGCCATGCAGTTACGAAGATCTGGAACTGAGCGACTGCGTGATGATCGTCGGCAGTAACATGGCCTACGCCCATCCGGTACTTTTTCGTCGGCTGGAGGAAGCCAAATCCCGTCGTCCGCAGATGAAAGTCATCGTCATTGACCCGCGTCGTACTGACACCTGCGATTTGGCTGACCTGCATCTGGCGATTCTTCCGGGTACCGATGTCGCCTTGTTCCATGGGATTTTGCACCTGCTGCTGTGGGAAGACTGGGTCGATCGCGATTTCATCAAGGCGCACACCGAAGGCCTCGGCGGACTTAAAACGCTGGTCCGCGACTACACCCCGCAGATGGTTTCGCAGCTGTGCGGCATCAGCATCGAGCAGTTGCAGCAATGCGCGGAATGGGTCGGCACTGCGCCGAGCTTCTTGTCGCTGTGGTGCATGGGCCTGAACCAGTCCAGCGCCGGCAGCGCGAAAAACAGCGCGCTGATCAACCTGCACCTGGCCACCGGGCAAATCGGCCGGCCGGGTGCAGGACCTTTCTCCCTGACCGGTCAGCCAAACGCCATGGGTGGGCGGGAAACCGGCAGTCTGTCCAATCTGCTGCCCGGCCACCGCGACGCCGCCAATCCAGAGCATCGCGCCGATGTGGCGGCGTATTGGGGTGTGGACAAGTTGCCCGAGGCGCCGGGCCTGAGCGCCATCGAGCTGTTCGAAAGCCTGCGCAGCGGCAAGATCAAAGCGCTGTGGATCGCCTGTACCAACCCGGCGCAATCGATGCCCGATCAAAGCGCAGTCCGCGCAGCGCTTGAGGCCTGCCCTTTTGTAGTGTTGCAGGAAGCATTCCGCACCACCGAAACCGCTGCGTTTGCCGACCTGCTGTTGCCAGCGGCAAGTTGGGGTGAAAAGGAAGGTTCGGTGACCAATTCCGAACGGCGCATTTCCCACGTGCGCAAAGCGGTTGTCGCACCGGGCGAAGCGCGGCCGGACTGGGCGATCACGGTGGATTTCGCACAGCGTCTGGAGAAACGTCTGCGTCCTCGCCAGCCAAGTCTGTTCGCTTTCGATCAGCCTTCGCAGTTGTTTGATGAATTCAAAGCACTGACCCGTGGGCGAGACCTGGATCTGTCCGGAATCAGTCATGCCCTGATTGACGAGATCGGCCCGCAGCAATGGCCCTTCCCTGTCGGCGCCCGCCTAGGCACGCCACGCTTGTACGGCGACGGCATTTTTCCTACAGCCAATGGCCGCGCGCAGTTCATTGCCGATCCGTATCGCGCCGCCAAGGAACAACGCGACGCGCGCTTCCCGCTGACCTTGATCACCGGTCGCCTGCGTGACCAGTGGCACGGCATGAGCCGCACCGGCACCGCCGCGCAATTGTTCGGCCACGTCAGCGAAGCCGTGCTGAGCCTGCACCCGGAAGAAATGCGGCGGCACCGCTTGCAGCCCGGCGATCTGGTCAATCTGAAAAGCCGCCGTGGCGCCCTGGTTGTTGCGGTCGGCAGCGACGACAGCGTGCGTCCGGGCCAGGCGTTCCTGCCGATGCACTGGGGCGATCGCTATCTCAAGGGCGGCGTCAACACGCTGACCTTGCCGGCGTTTGATCCGCTGTCCAGGCAACCGGAGCTCAAGCACAGCGGCGTGCGTCTGGAGGCAGTCGACCTGCCGTGGCAACTGTTCGCCTTGATCGAGGGTGATGTTCAGCGGCATTTCGAGACGCTACGACCGCTGTGCGAGGCGTTTTCCTACGTCAGCCTCGGCCTTGTCGGTCGGGAGCGACCGGCGTTGCTGATACGCGCTGCACACGCCGAGGCGCCAGAACCACAGTTGCTGGGCGAGATTGACCGGTGCCTGTCGCTGCTGGATGGCCCGGTTCTGGCGTACGACGATCCGCGCCGTGCCATTGGCAAGCGGGTGCGCATCGAGAACGGCCGTATCACTGCGATTCGCCTGGCCGGCGAAACCCTTGCCCAGCACTGGTTGCAAAGCCTGTGGCTGGAGGGCCGCGCCGACCAGCAACTGCGGCGCTGGCTGCTCGCGCCAATGAGCGCACCGCCGGGCGCTGTCGGCGCCATCGCGACTGACAAGACGCTGTGCAATTGCGAAAACGTCAGCCTCAACGCAGTCTGCGCCGGCATCCGCCAGGGCCTGGATCTGCAAGGCCTGAAAAAAACTCTCCGATGCGGTACGCAATGCGGTTCCTGCGTGCCGGAAATCAAGCGTCTGCTGGCTGCCGAAGCGCGGCCGGTCGCGGTCATTCAATGA
- the nirB gene encoding nitrite reductase large subunit NirB: MKKLKLVMIGNGMAGVRTLEELLKLSDELYDITVFGAEPHTNYNRILLSPVLAGEQTFEEIVLNDLDWYLENNIKLLLNRKVVEIDRGKRRVIAEDGTEAEYDRLLIATGSTPFILPIPGNTLQGVIGYRDIADTQAMIDTARTHKHAVVIGGGLLGLEAANGLMLRGMHVTVVHLGEWLLERQLDKTSGQLLQSALESRGLHFRLCELTQALHDAGNGRVGSVQFKNGDIIPADLVVMAAGIRPNTELAEKAGIPCNRGILVNDTLQTYDPRIYAIGECASHRGIAYGLVAPLFEQAKVCANHLAQLGFARYQGSVTSTKLKVTGIDLFSAGDFMGGEGTETITLSDPIGGVYKKLVIKDDVLVGACLYGDTADGGWYFRQIRENHAIGEIRDHLMFGENALGDVGHQGQDKAMVMADSAEVCGCNGVCKGTIVKAIQEHGLFSVDEVKKHTKAASSCGSCAGLVEQILINTVGGAADVKPKSEKAICGCSDLNHGQIRQAIRQEHLLTIAETMSYLNWRTPNGCATCRPALNYYLISTWPGEAKDDPQSRLINERAHANIQKDGTYSVVPRMWGGVTNPSELRRIADVADKYNVPMVKVTGGQRIDLLGIKKQDLPGVWKDLDMPSGHAYGKSIRTVKTCVGSEFCRFGTQNSTQLGIELEHDLFNMWSPHKVKLAVSGCPRNCSEAGIKDVGIIGVDSGWEMYIGGNGGIKTEVAEFFVKLKTAEEVREYNGAFLQLYREEAFYLERTVHYLQRVGMEHIKKNVLEDAERRKALNERLQFSLSFEQDPWKERLAQPQLKKEFDVIPVKNLEVPA, encoded by the coding sequence ATGAAAAAACTCAAACTGGTGATGATCGGCAACGGCATGGCCGGGGTGCGTACCCTGGAAGAACTGCTCAAGCTGAGCGACGAGCTCTACGACATCACCGTCTTCGGCGCCGAACCGCACACCAACTACAACCGCATCCTGCTGTCGCCGGTGCTGGCCGGTGAGCAGACCTTCGAAGAGATCGTCCTCAACGACCTCGACTGGTACCTGGAAAACAACATCAAGTTGCTGCTCAACCGCAAAGTCGTGGAGATCGACCGGGGCAAACGCCGGGTGATCGCCGAGGACGGCACCGAAGCCGAGTACGACCGTCTGCTGATCGCCACCGGCTCGACCCCATTTATCCTGCCAATCCCCGGCAACACTTTGCAGGGCGTGATCGGTTATCGCGACATCGCCGACACCCAAGCCATGATCGACACCGCCAGGACCCACAAACACGCCGTGGTCATCGGCGGCGGTCTGCTCGGCCTCGAAGCGGCCAACGGCCTGATGCTGCGTGGCATGCACGTCACCGTGGTGCACCTCGGCGAATGGCTGCTGGAGCGGCAACTGGACAAGACCAGCGGCCAGTTGCTGCAATCAGCGCTGGAATCCCGGGGCCTGCATTTCCGCCTGTGCGAACTGACCCAGGCCCTGCACGACGCCGGCAATGGCCGGGTCGGCTCGGTGCAGTTCAAGAACGGCGACATCATCCCTGCCGACCTGGTGGTGATGGCCGCCGGCATTCGTCCTAACACCGAACTGGCGGAAAAGGCCGGCATCCCGTGCAATCGCGGGATTCTGGTCAACGACACCCTGCAAACCTACGATCCGCGCATCTACGCGATCGGCGAATGCGCCAGTCATCGCGGCATCGCCTACGGCCTGGTTGCGCCGCTGTTCGAACAGGCCAAGGTTTGCGCCAACCACCTCGCGCAACTGGGTTTCGCTCGCTATCAGGGCTCGGTGACTTCGACCAAATTGAAAGTCACCGGCATCGACCTGTTTTCCGCCGGCGATTTCATGGGCGGCGAAGGCACCGAGACCATCACCCTCTCCGACCCGATCGGCGGCGTGTACAAAAAACTGGTGATCAAGGATGACGTGCTGGTCGGCGCCTGTCTGTATGGCGATACGGCAGATGGCGGTTGGTATTTCCGGCAGATTCGTGAGAATCACGCCATCGGTGAGATCCGCGATCACTTGATGTTCGGCGAAAACGCTTTAGGCGACGTAGGACATCAGGGCCAGGACAAAGCCATGGTCATGGCCGACAGCGCCGAAGTGTGCGGCTGCAACGGTGTGTGCAAGGGCACCATCGTCAAGGCGATCCAGGAACACGGCCTGTTCAGCGTCGATGAAGTGAAGAAACACACCAAGGCTGCCAGCTCCTGCGGCTCCTGCGCCGGTCTGGTCGAGCAGATCCTCATCAATACCGTCGGTGGCGCAGCGGACGTCAAACCGAAGAGCGAAAAAGCCATCTGCGGTTGCAGCGACCTCAACCACGGGCAGATTCGCCAGGCGATCCGTCAGGAACACCTGCTAACCATCGCCGAGACCATGAGTTACCTGAACTGGCGCACGCCCAATGGCTGCGCGACCTGTCGTCCGGCGCTCAACTATTACCTGATTTCCACCTGGCCGGGCGAAGCCAAAGACGATCCGCAATCGCGCCTGATCAACGAACGTGCCCACGCCAACATCCAGAAGGACGGCACCTATTCGGTGGTGCCACGCATGTGGGGCGGCGTGACCAACCCGTCGGAGCTGCGCCGGATCGCCGATGTGGCCGACAAGTACAACGTGCCGATGGTCAAGGTCACCGGCGGTCAGCGCATCGACCTGCTGGGGATCAAGAAACAGGATCTGCCCGGCGTGTGGAAAGACCTCGACATGCCGTCCGGCCACGCCTACGGCAAATCCATCCGCACGGTGAAAACCTGCGTTGGCAGCGAGTTCTGCCGTTTCGGCACGCAGAACTCGACGCAACTGGGCATCGAGCTCGAGCACGACCTGTTCAACATGTGGTCGCCGCACAAGGTCAAGCTGGCGGTATCCGGTTGCCCACGCAACTGCTCGGAAGCGGGCATCAAGGACGTAGGAATTATCGGCGTCGACTCCGGCTGGGAGATGTACATCGGTGGCAACGGCGGGATCAAGACCGAAGTCGCCGAGTTCTTCGTCAAACTGAAAACCGCCGAAGAAGTTCGCGAATACAACGGTGCCTTTTTGCAGCTGTATCGCGAAGAAGCTTTCTACCTCGAACGCACCGTGCACTACCTGCAACGGGTCGGCATGGAGCACATCAAGAAGAACGTGCTCGAAGACGCCGAGCGGCGCAAGGCTCTGAACGAGCGGCTGCAATTCTCCCTGTCGTTCGAACAGGATCCGTGGAAAGAACGTCTGGCGCAGCCGCAACTGAAGAAAGAATTCGACGTGATCCCTGTGAAAAACCTGGAGGTGCCGGCATGA
- a CDS encoding mechanosensitive ion channel family protein has product MELDLWTQSLVTAMTALWTKVANFIPNLFGALVVLLLGFVVAKLLDTLLSKLLAKLGLDRLMGGTGLTKLMSRAGLQVPISTLIGKIVYWFVLLIFLVSAAESLGLERVSATLDMLALYLPKVFGAALVLLVGVLLAQLANGLVRGAAEGVGLDYASGLGRIAQGLVIIISISVAISQLEVKTDLLNHVIVIVLITVGLAVALAMGLGSREIAGQILAGIYVRELYEVGQQVRVGEVEGQIEEIGTVKTTLLTDEGELVSLSNRILLEQHVSSR; this is encoded by the coding sequence ATGGAACTTGATCTCTGGACTCAGAGCCTCGTCACTGCAATGACTGCGTTGTGGACCAAAGTCGCTAATTTCATTCCGAACCTGTTCGGCGCACTGGTTGTGCTGCTGCTGGGTTTCGTCGTGGCCAAACTGCTCGACACCTTGCTCTCGAAATTGCTCGCCAAACTCGGCCTCGATCGCCTGATGGGCGGCACCGGACTGACCAAATTGATGTCACGCGCCGGGCTGCAGGTGCCAATTTCGACACTGATCGGTAAAATCGTCTACTGGTTCGTTCTGCTGATTTTTCTGGTTTCCGCGGCAGAATCCCTTGGCCTTGAGCGAGTTTCAGCTACGCTGGACATGCTGGCGTTGTATCTGCCGAAGGTTTTCGGCGCCGCACTGGTGCTGCTGGTCGGTGTCCTGCTGGCGCAATTGGCCAACGGACTGGTGCGCGGGGCGGCAGAAGGCGTAGGCCTGGACTACGCTTCCGGGCTGGGACGCATTGCTCAGGGACTGGTGATCATCATCAGCATCTCGGTTGCGATCAGCCAGCTCGAGGTCAAGACTGACCTGCTGAACCATGTGATTGTCATCGTATTGATTACCGTTGGTCTGGCAGTTGCGCTGGCCATGGGGTTGGGAAGCCGGGAAATCGCCGGTCAGATTCTTGCGGGAATCTATGTGCGTGAGCTGTACGAGGTTGGGCAACAAGTGCGTGTTGGCGAGGTCGAAGGCCAGATCGAAGAGATCGGCACGGTTAAAACCACATTGCTGACCGATGAGGGTGAGCTAGTCTCTCTCTCCAATCGGATCCTGCTGGAACAGCATGTGAGTAGCCGCTAA
- a CDS encoding OmpA family protein — MKLKNTLGLAIGSLIAATSFGALAQGQGAVEIEGFAKKEQFDSARNFKNNGNLFGGSIGYFLTDDVELRLGYDEVHNVRADDGKNVKGANTALDALYHFNNPGDMIRPYVSAGFSDQSIDQNGSNGRNRSTFANVGGGAKLYFTENFYARAGVEAQYNIDQGDTEWAPSVGIGVNFGGGSKPAAAPVPAPAEVCSDSDNDGVCDNVDKCPDTPANVTVDADGCPAVAEVVRVELDVKFDFDKSVVKPNSYGDIKNLADFMKQYPSTTTTVEGHTDSVGPDAYNQKLSERRANAVKQVLTNQYGVESSRVQSVGYGESRPVADNKTDAGRAVNRRVEAQVEAQAK, encoded by the coding sequence ATGAAACTGAAAAACACCTTGGGCTTGGCCATTGGTTCTCTGATTGCCGCCACTTCGTTCGGCGCTCTGGCACAAGGCCAAGGCGCAGTTGAAATCGAAGGCTTCGCTAAGAAAGAACAATTCGACAGCGCTCGTAACTTCAAGAACAACGGCAACCTGTTCGGCGGTTCGATCGGTTACTTCCTGACCGACGACGTTGAACTGCGTCTGGGCTACGACGAAGTGCACAACGTACGTGCCGACGATGGCAAGAACGTCAAAGGCGCTAACACCGCTCTGGACGCTCTGTACCACTTCAACAACCCAGGCGACATGATTCGTCCATACGTTTCGGCCGGTTTCTCTGACCAGAGCATCGACCAGAACGGTTCGAACGGTCGTAACCGTTCCACCTTCGCCAACGTTGGCGGCGGTGCCAAGCTGTACTTCACCGAGAACTTCTACGCCCGTGCCGGCGTTGAAGCTCAGTACAACATCGACCAGGGCGACACCGAGTGGGCTCCTAGCGTCGGTATCGGTGTGAACTTCGGTGGCGGCTCCAAACCAGCTGCTGCTCCAGTTCCAGCACCTGCTGAAGTCTGCTCCGACAGCGACAACGATGGCGTTTGCGACAACGTTGACAAGTGCCCGGACACCCCAGCCAACGTAACCGTTGACGCTGATGGCTGCCCAGCAGTTGCTGAAGTTGTTCGTGTTGAGCTGGACGTGAAATTCGACTTCGACAAGTCGGTAGTCAAGCCTAACAGCTACGGCGACATCAAAAACCTGGCTGACTTCATGAAGCAGTACCCATCCACCACCACTACTGTTGAAGGTCACACTGACTCCGTCGGTCCTGACGCTTACAACCAGAAACTGTCCGAGCGTCGTGCAAACGCCGTTAAGCAGGTTCTGACCAACCAGTACGGTGTTGAATCGTCCCGCGTTCAGTCTGTTGGCTACGGCGAATCCCGCCCAGTTGCTGACAACAAAACTGACGCTGGCCGCGCTGTAAACCGTCGCGTAGAAGCGCAGGTTGAAGCTCAAGCTAAGTAA
- the nirD gene encoding nitrite reductase small subunit NirD, whose amino-acid sequence MNWLDICALEEINALGSRIIAGPKGDIAIFRTSDDEVFALDDRCPHKGGPLSQGLIYGKRVACPLHNWQIDLETGEAQAPDIGCAHHHPARVENGRVQLALRDAI is encoded by the coding sequence ATGAACTGGCTCGATATCTGCGCGCTGGAAGAGATCAACGCCCTCGGTTCGCGGATCATTGCCGGGCCGAAAGGAGACATCGCGATTTTTCGTACAAGCGACGATGAGGTTTTCGCCCTTGATGACCGTTGCCCGCACAAGGGTGGGCCACTGTCGCAAGGCCTGATCTACGGCAAACGCGTGGCCTGCCCGCTGCACAACTGGCAGATCGACCTCGAAACCGGCGAAGCCCAGGCGCCGGACATCGGCTGCGCCCATCACCATCCGGCGCGAGTCGAGAATGGCCGGGTGCAACTGGCCCTGCGGGACGCCATCTGA
- the cobA gene encoding uroporphyrinogen-III C-methyltransferase, producing the protein MNAKVWLVGAGPGDPELLTLKAVRALREADVVMIDDLVNDAVLEHCPDARVIAVGKRGGCRSTPQAFIHRLMLRYARQGKCVVRLKGGDPCIFGRGGEEAQWLRERGVEVELVNGITAGLAGATQCDIPLTLRGVARGVTLVTAHTQDDSQLNWQALAQGGTTLVVYMGVAKLGEIRDQLLAGGMAADTPVAMIENASLAHQRECRSDLSAMAEDASAFELKSPAILVIGAVAAVVEEQKIAACGSSYIGPAYLL; encoded by the coding sequence ATGAATGCGAAAGTCTGGCTGGTGGGCGCAGGCCCTGGCGATCCGGAGTTGCTGACGCTCAAGGCAGTGCGCGCGCTGCGCGAAGCCGATGTGGTGATGATCGATGATCTGGTCAACGACGCGGTGCTGGAGCACTGCCCCGATGCGCGGGTCATTGCCGTCGGTAAACGCGGCGGCTGCCGCTCGACACCGCAGGCATTCATTCATCGGCTGATGCTGCGTTACGCACGCCAAGGCAAATGCGTGGTGCGGCTCAAGGGCGGCGATCCGTGCATTTTCGGTCGCGGTGGTGAAGAAGCGCAGTGGTTGCGCGAGCGCGGTGTTGAAGTGGAACTGGTCAATGGCATCACCGCCGGGCTCGCCGGAGCGACGCAATGCGATATTCCACTGACGTTGCGTGGCGTCGCACGCGGGGTGACGTTGGTGACTGCGCACACTCAGGATGACAGTCAGCTGAACTGGCAGGCGTTGGCGCAAGGCGGGACAACGCTGGTGGTTTACATGGGCGTGGCGAAACTGGGCGAGATTCGTGATCAGCTGTTGGCGGGAGGGATGGCGGCGGATACGCCGGTGGCGATGATCGAAAACGCCTCGTTGGCGCATCAGCGTGAATGTCGCAGTGATTTGAGTGCGATGGCTGAGGATGCGTCGGCGTTTGAATTGAAGAGCCCGGCGATTCTGGTGATTGGTGCGGTGGCGGCTGTTGTTGAAGAGCAAAAGATCGCAGCCTGCGGCAGCTCCTACATTGGACCTGCGTACCTCCTGTAG
- a CDS encoding zinc transporter ZntB: protein MFEEENAQWGLVHALVLDGKGGARSIGRSELDDLQLQAHESLWLHWDRSHPQTQTWLRRSSGLNEFTCDLLLEENTRPRLLPLPDSELLLFLRGVNLNPGAEPEDMVSVRIFAAAQRVISLRLRPLRATDELLALLGEGKGPKTSSELMLYLAQFLTNKVQDLVTCLSEVVDEEEEKLDADERYTPEHGAILHIRRRAAGLKRFLAPQRDIFGQLTRIKLPWFVEDDADYWNELNNSLTRYLEELELTRERVGLVLEAEDRRLSVRMNRTMYRFGIITCIFLPMSFITGLLGINVGGIPFAESPYGFLIACLTVLALAFGQWWLFRRLRWV from the coding sequence ATGTTCGAGGAAGAAAACGCGCAATGGGGGCTGGTGCATGCCCTGGTGCTGGATGGCAAGGGCGGTGCGCGTTCGATAGGCCGGTCTGAGCTCGACGATTTGCAACTGCAGGCCCATGAGAGCCTGTGGCTGCACTGGGATCGCAGCCATCCGCAAACGCAAACCTGGTTGCGCAGGTCCAGCGGGCTCAACGAATTCACCTGCGATCTGCTGCTGGAAGAAAATACCCGGCCGCGGCTGTTGCCATTGCCCGATTCCGAGCTGCTGCTGTTTCTGCGCGGGGTGAATCTCAATCCCGGCGCCGAGCCGGAAGACATGGTCTCGGTGCGGATTTTCGCTGCTGCCCAACGCGTGATTTCCCTGCGTTTGCGCCCGTTGCGCGCCACCGATGAGCTGCTGGCGTTGCTCGGCGAGGGCAAAGGCCCGAAAACGTCCTCCGAATTGATGTTGTATCTGGCGCAGTTCCTCACGAATAAAGTGCAGGATCTGGTCACCTGCCTGTCGGAAGTGGTCGATGAAGAGGAAGAAAAACTCGACGCCGACGAACGGTATACCCCTGAGCATGGGGCCATTTTGCACATCCGTCGCAGAGCGGCCGGGCTGAAGCGTTTTCTCGCACCGCAGCGGGATATTTTCGGACAGCTGACGCGGATAAAACTGCCGTGGTTTGTCGAAGACGACGCCGACTACTGGAACGAATTGAACAACAGCCTGACCCGTTATCTGGAAGAGCTTGAATTGACCCGAGAGCGCGTGGGGCTTGTGCTGGAGGCCGAAGACCGGCGCTTGAGCGTGCGCATGAATCGCACCATGTACCGCTTCGGCATCATCACCTGCATCTTTTTGCCGATGAGTTTCATTACCGGTCTGCTCGGTATCAATGTCGGCGGTATTCCGTTTGCCGAGAGCCCGTATGGTTTCCTGATTGCCTGTCTGACGGTACTCGCCCTGGCGTTCGGCCAGTGGTGGTTGTTCCGCCGTTTGCGCTGGGTGTGA